A genomic segment from Flavobacterium inviolabile encodes:
- a CDS encoding T9SS type A sorting domain-containing protein, whose product MNQYEKNSTLFLKNNIKNQKVCFLLLVIFISNLTYAQCWQSISEGHGHTAAIKTDGTFWTWGWNQSGQLGNGTNTNSNVPISLSCGVLSNKEVAFQNDLTIYPNPVNNILNIESQSNIFSIEIKDIKGRVILKSKENSNRASYQKEFQIIFWSQQKKGRLCTVL is encoded by the coding sequence ATGAATCAATATGAGAAAAATAGTACGCTTTTTTTGAAAAATAACATAAAAAATCAAAAGGTTTGTTTTTTACTTTTAGTAATATTCATTAGCAATTTAACTTATGCTCAATGCTGGCAAAGTATAAGTGAAGGACATGGTCACACGGCTGCAATAAAAACAGACGGAACTTTTTGGACCTGGGGCTGGAATCAAAGCGGACAATTAGGCAACGGTACCAATACCAATTCGAATGTTCCAATATCGTTAAGCTGCGGTGTGCTATCAAACAAGGAAGTTGCTTTTCAAAATGATTTAACGATATATCCCAATCCGGTAAATAATATTCTTAATATTGAATCCCAATCAAACATTTTTTCTATAGAGATTAAAGATATCAAAGGAAGAGTAATTTTAAAATCCAAAGAGAACAGTAATCGGGCTTCTTATCAAAAGGAGTTTCAAATAATTTTCTGGTCGCAACAGAAGAAGGGAAGGCTCTGTACCGTTCTTTAG
- a CDS encoding glycosyltransferase: MKSESITSEQLYFAKNDRATAVPGIGNPVFYSNKKASKKTAKGSLKPLGIAVLVSTFVLLLGSTFLVYELQPEFDKVNLERLNTTGWFCFIVLSTSLLLFRLGFFLYNLFLYFKYKPVESVTDALLPTCTVIVPAYNEGKQVWDTLMSLANSDYPQEKLQLLAIDDGSKDDTWYWMQQAKERLGDRVSIYKQPENKGKRHALYRGFKLGTGEIFVTVDSDSIVKADTLRNLVSPFVTNEKCGAVAGNVQVLNNNSGIIPKMLNVSFVLSFEFMRSAESALGSVMCTPGALSAYRSDVVFACLPEWISQTFMGQPSDIGEDRAMTNMILKQGYHVLFQRNSYVLTNVPEQYSGLYKMFIRWDRSNVRENIMMSRFVFKKFRNGSTVGTRLLFLNQSLKIVMAYPFIIAMLLFIFTHPVLFLSATLSGILIMSSFSVFFYAKRYSISESFWAYSYSILYTFGLFWITPYAIATANRRGWLTRGLVEKK; this comes from the coding sequence ATGAAAAGCGAATCAATTACTTCCGAACAATTATATTTTGCCAAAAACGATAGGGCTACAGCGGTACCCGGTATAGGCAATCCTGTTTTTTACAGCAATAAAAAAGCATCCAAAAAGACGGCAAAGGGATCATTAAAGCCTTTGGGTATTGCAGTACTCGTGAGTACTTTTGTACTGTTGCTTGGCTCGACTTTCCTGGTGTATGAATTGCAGCCGGAGTTTGATAAAGTCAATCTGGAGCGCCTGAATACTACAGGATGGTTTTGTTTTATTGTACTAAGCACTTCACTGCTGTTGTTCCGATTGGGGTTTTTCCTGTATAATTTGTTTTTATATTTTAAATACAAACCCGTTGAATCTGTTACAGACGCGTTACTGCCTACCTGTACGGTGATCGTTCCGGCTTATAACGAAGGCAAGCAGGTGTGGGATACTTTAATGAGCCTGGCAAACAGCGATTATCCGCAGGAGAAGTTACAGTTGCTGGCAATAGATGACGGAAGTAAGGATGATACCTGGTACTGGATGCAGCAGGCAAAAGAAAGGTTAGGGGATCGGGTGTCGATCTATAAGCAACCGGAAAATAAAGGAAAGCGTCATGCGCTTTACCGCGGGTTCAAGCTTGGTACCGGGGAGATTTTTGTGACGGTCGACAGTGATTCGATTGTAAAGGCAGATACTTTACGAAATTTAGTCAGCCCGTTTGTTACTAACGAGAAGTGTGGTGCCGTTGCCGGGAATGTCCAGGTTTTAAATAACAACAGCGGGATTATTCCGAAAATGCTGAATGTTAGTTTTGTATTGAGTTTTGAGTTTATGCGTTCTGCCGAAAGTGCGCTGGGATCGGTAATGTGTACTCCGGGAGCTTTATCGGCTTACCGCAGTGATGTGGTGTTTGCGTGTCTTCCGGAATGGATCAGCCAGACGTTTATGGGGCAGCCTTCCGATATTGGCGAAGACCGTGCGATGACCAATATGATCCTGAAGCAGGGGTATCATGTTCTGTTTCAGAGAAATTCGTATGTTTTGACGAATGTACCGGAGCAATACAGCGGTTTGTACAAGATGTTTATCCGATGGGACCGAAGCAATGTGCGTGAAAATATCATGATGTCCAGGTTTGTGTTTAAAAAGTTTAGAAACGGTTCTACAGTGGGAACCCGGCTTTTATTCTTAAACCAGTCGTTAAAGATCGTTATGGCCTATCCGTTTATTATAGCGATGTTACTTTTTATATTCACGCATCCGGTGTTGTTTCTGAGTGCCACACTTTCCGGTATCCTGATTATGTCCAGTTTTTCCGTTTTCTTTTATGCGAAGCGGTATAGTATATCCGAGTCGTTCTGGGCTTATTCCTATAGTATTCTATATACTTTTGGCTTGTTCTGGATCACTCCGTATGCCATTGCTACAGCAAACAGAAGAGGCTGGCTGACGCGTGGTTTAGTGGAGAAGAAGTGA
- a CDS encoding contractile injection system tape measure protein, with translation MKEAIKVENAGMVILTNYIPVLLERLHLVSGKQFTSPENQHNAALYLQYLITGLQKTDEVYLSLNKVLCGLPVNQDLADQMEISNEDQLLMTGLIEAAISHWTAIGRCSVDAFRGNWLIRDGILTEHEDKWELTVEKRVYDLLLNKSPFSFSIIKHPWMNKPLYVNWPY, from the coding sequence ATGAAAGAAGCGATTAAGGTAGAAAACGCAGGAATGGTAATCCTGACTAATTATATCCCAGTTTTATTGGAACGCCTTCATTTAGTAAGCGGCAAACAATTTACCAGTCCAGAAAACCAGCATAATGCAGCCCTTTATTTACAATATCTGATTACAGGATTACAGAAAACAGATGAGGTTTATTTGTCCTTGAATAAAGTTCTTTGCGGATTGCCTGTAAATCAAGACTTAGCTGATCAAATGGAGATCTCCAATGAAGACCAATTGCTAATGACCGGTTTAATAGAAGCTGCCATTTCACACTGGACAGCCATTGGCCGCTGTTCTGTTGATGCTTTCAGGGGTAATTGGCTTATCCGGGATGGAATACTAACAGAACATGAAGACAAATGGGAACTCACCGTTGAAAAAAGAGTTTACGATCTATTACTTAATAAATCTCCTTTTTCTTTTTCAATTATAAAACATCCCTGGATGAATAAACCTTTATATGTCAACTGGCCTTATTAA
- a CDS encoding DoxX family protein, translating to MKCIPLIGRFLFSMIFMYSSIAKFSDSYVYEAAVKGIPLSYILIPLVGIFELLGGLSILFGFMAKWGAWLIILVLLPVTFIMHNFWAVEDSMQHQLVLMTFMKNMSIVGGALMISYFGAGPYSIDAVKKQQIKA from the coding sequence ATGAAGTGTATTCCTTTAATCGGCCGGTTTCTTTTCAGCATGATCTTTATGTATTCTTCCATTGCTAAATTTTCGGACAGTTATGTCTATGAAGCAGCAGTCAAGGGAATACCGTTATCCTATATCCTTATTCCGCTGGTTGGAATATTCGAATTGCTGGGCGGACTGAGTATTTTATTTGGTTTTATGGCAAAATGGGGTGCCTGGCTCATCATTCTGGTATTGCTGCCGGTAACTTTTATCATGCACAATTTCTGGGCTGTTGAAGATAGCATGCAGCATCAGCTGGTTTTGATGACCTTTATGAAAAACATGTCTATTGTTGGCGGTGCGCTGATGATTTCCTATTTCGGAGCAGGACCATATAGCATTGATGCCGTTAAGAAGCAGCAAATTAAAGCATAA
- a CDS encoding OsmC family protein, whose amino-acid sequence MKRKAKAVWNGNIKEGNGHLTTNSLVLNKTQYSFNSRFAEGIGTNPEELLAAAHAGCFTMKLSLDLTTAGYTAEELTTESTVTLNDGKITQSLLILTAKVPGISDEEFQQLARQAEATCPVSQAFNFEIILQANLV is encoded by the coding sequence ATGAAACGTAAAGCAAAAGCCGTATGGAACGGTAACATCAAAGAAGGTAACGGACACCTAACCACAAACAGTCTTGTTTTAAACAAAACCCAATATTCCTTTAACAGCCGTTTTGCCGAAGGAATAGGTACAAACCCCGAAGAACTGCTAGCAGCGGCACATGCCGGGTGCTTTACCATGAAATTAAGCCTGGATCTCACTACTGCCGGCTATACTGCCGAAGAGTTAACCACAGAATCAACCGTTACGCTTAACGACGGAAAAATTACACAGTCACTACTCATTCTTACTGCAAAAGTACCCGGAATATCCGATGAAGAATTTCAGCAATTAGCCAGACAGGCGGAAGCTACCTGCCCTGTTAGTCAGGCTTTTAATTTTGAAATCATACTGCAGGCAAACCTTGTTTAA
- a CDS encoding catalase family protein: MQNESSKKAAIDCETNPALSLKKMFVDTTMGNRIIAGQCPVRRGVFLKPHGVAKADFIMMPGLPPEYRVGIFAHDHFEAWVRFSSDTVPHAPDMKTTVGIGIKLFGVPGKKLLESSEHATTADFILQNMNVFFVDNATEMCKFTKAGVVDHDYNLYLKDHPETKRILNEMQKVVPSCLTTPYWSGLPYSFGEDRFVKYKLEPISPPFSAPPSQNSADYLQADLQARLNMGEAQFKFMVQFRTDPDKMPLDKAMVPWDETESVPFHIATLVIRKQDITSQGQAEYGENLSFNPWRTLEVHKPQGSISDARKIVYEAGADLRRFKNGVPAVEPNLPRQLNNQ, encoded by the coding sequence ATGCAAAACGAATCATCAAAAAAAGCAGCTATTGATTGCGAAACCAATCCTGCTTTATCCCTTAAAAAAATGTTTGTCGATACGACTATGGGGAACCGTATCATTGCCGGACAGTGTCCGGTGCGCAGAGGGGTATTCTTAAAACCCCATGGTGTTGCCAAAGCCGATTTTATCATGATGCCGGGATTACCTCCGGAATACAGAGTCGGGATCTTTGCACACGATCATTTTGAAGCCTGGGTACGTTTTTCAAGCGATACCGTTCCACATGCACCCGATATGAAAACAACGGTTGGCATCGGGATCAAACTGTTTGGAGTACCAGGCAAAAAATTGCTGGAATCCAGTGAGCACGCCACTACTGCCGATTTTATCCTGCAGAATATGAATGTGTTTTTTGTAGATAATGCTACCGAAATGTGCAAATTCACAAAAGCCGGCGTTGTAGACCACGATTATAACCTGTACCTGAAAGACCATCCGGAAACCAAACGCATTTTAAACGAAATGCAAAAAGTCGTTCCGAGCTGCCTTACAACACCTTATTGGAGCGGACTGCCCTATTCTTTTGGCGAAGACCGCTTTGTAAAATACAAACTGGAGCCAATCAGTCCGCCGTTTAGTGCGCCGCCGTCTCAAAACTCAGCAGACTACCTACAGGCCGATTTACAGGCCCGTTTGAATATGGGAGAAGCCCAATTTAAATTTATGGTTCAGTTCCGTACCGATCCGGATAAAATGCCGTTGGACAAAGCCATGGTTCCCTGGGACGAAACAGAGTCTGTTCCGTTTCATATCGCTACGCTCGTTATCCGCAAACAGGACATAACCAGTCAGGGACAGGCCGAATATGGCGAGAACCTTTCTTTTAATCCCTGGCGGACCCTGGAAGTACACAAACCGCAGGGCAGCATTAGCGATGCCCGTAAAATTGTGTATGAGGCCGGAGCCGATTTAAGACGTTTTAAAAACGGTGTTCCAGCCGTAGAACCCAATCTGCCAAGACAATTAAACAACCAATAA
- a CDS encoding alpha/beta hydrolase, whose translation MAQERAYKGESDPQIFKDVRSFLKALNSGDGKPLETLSPADARQVLVGAQQSVTVDYSGIEETERSISQNGYTVKIHITKPKGVQNNAPVFIFIHGGGWVLGDYPTHRRLVRDLVVASGAVAVFPDYTPSPEAKYPTAINEIYAAAEWVSKNGKEIGVNGKNLAVVGNSVGGNMAAVIALMAKDKKGPEIKLQVLLWPVTDADFETDSYNSFANGRFLTKNMMKWFWDNYLPDPAKRKEIYASPLQAGLAQLKGLPPALVQTAENDVLRDEGEAYARKLDEAGVPVTLTRYSGLIHDYGLLNPIATIPAVQTAIQQAAVVIKTTLNK comes from the coding sequence ATGGCACAAGAAAGAGCTTACAAAGGAGAAAGTGATCCACAGATTTTTAAGGACGTACGATCATTTTTAAAAGCGCTTAATTCCGGCGATGGCAAACCACTGGAAACCTTATCCCCGGCCGATGCAAGACAGGTATTGGTGGGCGCGCAGCAATCGGTTACCGTAGATTATTCCGGAATTGAAGAAACGGAACGCAGTATTTCCCAAAACGGTTACACCGTAAAAATCCATATCACAAAGCCCAAAGGCGTACAGAACAATGCTCCGGTATTTATTTTTATCCACGGCGGCGGCTGGGTACTGGGCGACTATCCTACCCACAGAAGACTGGTACGTGACCTTGTCGTTGCAAGTGGTGCGGTGGCTGTATTCCCGGACTATACCCCATCGCCCGAAGCAAAATACCCAACGGCTATTAATGAAATATATGCCGCTGCCGAATGGGTGTCAAAAAACGGCAAGGAAATCGGTGTGAACGGTAAAAACCTCGCAGTAGTCGGTAATAGTGTTGGCGGAAATATGGCGGCAGTAATTGCCCTGATGGCAAAAGACAAAAAAGGACCGGAAATCAAATTACAGGTGCTGTTATGGCCGGTAACCGATGCCGATTTTGAAACGGATTCCTATAACTCATTTGCAAACGGACGATTCCTGACTAAAAACATGATGAAATGGTTTTGGGACAATTACCTGCCGGATCCTGCAAAAAGAAAAGAAATATATGCCTCACCATTGCAAGCCGGTTTGGCTCAGCTTAAAGGCCTGCCACCGGCACTTGTTCAAACGGCAGAAAATGATGTACTCAGAGATGAAGGAGAAGCCTATGCCCGAAAACTTGACGAAGCCGGCGTACCGGTAACCCTTACCCGGTATAGCGGTTTAATACACGATTACGGACTTTTAAACCCTATTGCCACTATTCCTGCTGTACAAACAGCAATACAACAGGCAGCTGTGGTTATCAAGACAACCCTGAATAAATAA
- a CDS encoding T9SS type A sorting domain-containing protein, giving the protein MTKNKHIGKNFSLLFLVLITFLKGYSQQKPSLGKIYDRYGKQYTLNDITINTPDRSLNRSPQLTCSSTSYFNLFFETGSGMENTSNPVHNARRLVICKVFEDLSNFITSPLTATGKKVNILVKNFNNTSAPAGVLGMASSYYIAPYNPGIFAGGILDGEMWKTIHLGNDSYTNMGNLGNFYHGEVAFNFTDSNILWHTDLTINAPGNLYDLYTVMLHEITHALGFNSFIDQNGASITGMGYYTRYDTFLRSNTNQPLLTMGSCTMYDVSFNPIVPLSILRPGCTSPDNLSSGSLNSTVCINAVKYVGTSTVPVYTPTCFEPGSSLSHFEDQLYPTCTSPYGNDAYFVLSNNINKGITKRYLKNEERKTLCDIGYNVKTTFGSSTTSSGFINYGGTACSGITVAGLNDGINADGTYTFIGSISTAGATSTNVILSGILSNDVNATSFECLQDITAAATLSATAGTAGTTINFTTIVPGLHLLRYVPVNGTQRGNITYMYVYILPLPNPDSCSPVPTACNLVMNGDFEQYSSLPTSAYQITKACGWNYPSSPVMAPSYFNALAAPNSTSHTPGVPCNMRGYQTSNNNIGNGYANIIVSKHNLGRAHLYTTLKTPLQPNTTYQLSFDASLAEGSSAFASSLQAYFSNIEVVPLNPTTEISITNTANLFTSPGIIRNTNGWDTITFNFTTTTGGEQFLYLGALNNETIVTNTPASNIPGCEYYNYANEELNSPQTFRRSYYIDNVVLIPTNGKKLELPTAICTTQKLNDLRAYLSDVPENGVFSGPGVTVTNGVYSFNASVAGVGIITIGYTFTNSNGCVTTLYGTINVTTTVANTIAIDAINDDFTSAPIYSNTGGTTISVYANDKYNGVLSSPESLSNVSMALVAPVSIAGASIDSMGAITVPVNTPAGTYVLTYSLSVFGNCNITDTATVTIVVSRANESTLPANVRANNLVRNIGQQNTNKIIIAGHFSTYNNISKPYIARLNTDLTLDPGFSYTGNQGGNGLAIQSDNKIIVVSTNSVFSSTTSCVTRLLPDGGVDPGFNVGGVGTAGMSGRTNHNGYACAIQSDGKILVGGDFYSYNGVQKEGIVRLKTDGTLDPTFNPTELNTYYWAIVQSILIQPDGKILLLGSFSSPVAGTTVKNIIRLNANGTLDSSFFAGDTIGSISYNDLNVSIFGPLTKMVLQADGKIIVVGGFTKYNGTNVKCIVRLLNNGQIDPNFNITMGVERGINDILLEPGTNKIIIAGEFTTFNGNPVKKMIRLNPNGALDSTFSIGEGTTDLPGITNNYIKALKLQSDGKIIVGGKFLTFNGLPAGNITRISGTAGFQAKVGEPEIEMNQSYSNIKVYPNPSKELFNIDLSQEKEAYYLVSIYNILGEKIYSTSLTPKENNIINLQHLATGYYLAKLENGIQTVTLKLIKN; this is encoded by the coding sequence ATGACAAAAAATAAACACATAGGTAAAAATTTTTCATTACTATTTCTGGTATTGATAACCTTTTTAAAGGGGTATTCCCAGCAAAAACCTTCATTGGGGAAAATATATGATCGATATGGAAAGCAGTATACTCTTAATGACATAACAATCAATACTCCGGATAGATCGTTAAATAGATCACCGCAGCTGACATGTTCATCAACGTCTTATTTTAATTTGTTTTTCGAAACAGGATCAGGAATGGAAAATACTTCAAACCCGGTTCATAATGCCCGCAGGCTTGTAATCTGTAAAGTTTTTGAAGACTTGTCTAATTTTATTACTTCTCCACTTACTGCTACCGGTAAGAAAGTAAATATTTTGGTTAAGAATTTCAACAATACTTCTGCTCCGGCAGGAGTTTTAGGTATGGCATCTTCATATTACATTGCACCTTATAATCCAGGTATTTTTGCAGGAGGTATTTTGGATGGGGAAATGTGGAAGACAATACATCTGGGAAATGATTCTTATACTAATATGGGAAATTTAGGTAATTTTTACCACGGTGAGGTTGCTTTTAACTTCACCGATTCAAATATATTGTGGCATACAGATCTGACAATAAATGCACCAGGTAATTTATATGATTTATATACCGTTATGTTGCATGAGATAACGCATGCCCTGGGCTTTAATAGCTTTATAGATCAAAATGGAGCTTCAATAACCGGAATGGGGTATTATACCAGATATGATACTTTTTTAAGATCCAATACAAATCAACCGTTGCTGACTATGGGGAGTTGTACAATGTATGACGTTAGTTTTAACCCAATCGTACCGCTTTCAATTTTACGGCCGGGATGTACTTCACCAGACAATTTAAGCAGTGGTTCACTTAACAGTACGGTCTGTATTAATGCCGTAAAATATGTAGGAACTTCTACTGTACCGGTTTATACTCCAACCTGTTTTGAACCGGGTAGCAGTTTAAGTCATTTTGAAGATCAGTTATATCCAACCTGTACAAGTCCTTATGGTAATGATGCCTATTTTGTATTGAGTAACAATATCAACAAAGGAATTACCAAAAGATATTTAAAAAACGAAGAACGTAAAACCTTATGTGATATAGGTTATAATGTAAAAACTACTTTTGGTTCAAGTACTACAAGTAGTGGTTTTATTAATTATGGAGGCACGGCTTGTAGTGGTATTACAGTTGCTGGTCTTAATGATGGGATAAATGCAGATGGTACCTATACATTTATAGGCTCGATTAGTACAGCTGGTGCTACCAGTACCAACGTAATCCTATCAGGAATTTTATCCAACGATGTAAATGCTACTAGTTTTGAATGTCTGCAGGATATCACAGCAGCAGCAACACTTTCGGCAACAGCAGGGACAGCAGGAACAACAATTAATTTTACAACAATAGTTCCCGGTTTACACCTGTTGCGCTATGTACCGGTTAATGGTACACAACGAGGGAATATTACTTATATGTATGTATATATTTTACCACTACCTAACCCGGATAGCTGCAGTCCTGTACCTACAGCCTGTAATTTGGTAATGAATGGTGATTTTGAGCAGTATTCCAGTTTGCCAACAAGTGCTTATCAAATAACAAAAGCCTGCGGATGGAATTATCCAAGTTCTCCTGTAATGGCTCCTTCCTACTTTAATGCGCTTGCTGCTCCTAATTCAACTTCTCATACACCAGGTGTTCCTTGTAATATGCGTGGCTATCAGACGTCTAATAATAATATTGGTAATGGATATGCAAATATCATCGTTTCCAAGCATAATCTGGGTAGAGCACATTTGTATACAACGTTAAAAACACCTTTGCAGCCTAACACTACTTATCAATTGAGTTTTGACGCATCGCTAGCTGAAGGATCTAGTGCTTTTGCAAGTAGCTTACAGGCTTATTTTTCGAATATTGAAGTAGTCCCTCTAAATCCTACGACAGAGATTAGTATTACAAATACAGCTAATCTATTTACATCACCAGGAATAATAAGAAATACTAATGGCTGGGATACCATAACATTTAATTTTACCACGACTACGGGTGGTGAGCAATTTTTGTATTTAGGAGCATTGAATAACGAAACAATAGTGACAAATACTCCTGCTTCGAATATTCCAGGATGTGAATATTATAATTATGCGAATGAAGAATTAAACTCACCACAAACTTTTCGTAGAAGTTATTATATAGATAATGTTGTTTTAATTCCTACTAACGGGAAGAAACTGGAACTACCTACAGCTATTTGTACTACTCAAAAGCTCAATGATTTAAGAGCTTATTTGTCTGATGTACCTGAGAATGGCGTTTTTTCAGGTCCGGGCGTAACGGTAACCAATGGCGTTTATTCTTTTAATGCCTCAGTAGCAGGTGTTGGTATTATAACCATTGGCTATACATTCACTAATTCAAATGGTTGTGTAACAACTTTATATGGAACGATTAATGTAACAACCACAGTGGCTAATACGATTGCAATAGATGCTATAAACGATGATTTTACCAGTGCACCCATATACAGTAATACTGGTGGTACTACTATTAGCGTATATGCAAATGATAAGTATAATGGCGTGCTTTCTAGTCCAGAATCGTTATCCAATGTTTCTATGGCATTAGTTGCACCGGTTTCTATTGCAGGTGCAAGTATTGATAGTATGGGAGCAATTACTGTTCCTGTAAATACTCCGGCTGGAACTTATGTTTTAACTTATTCATTAAGTGTTTTTGGGAATTGCAATATTACAGACACTGCTACAGTTACTATTGTTGTAAGTAGGGCAAATGAGTCTACGCTGCCTGCTAATGTAAGAGCTAATAATTTGGTTAGGAATATTGGGCAGCAAAATACCAATAAAATAATTATTGCAGGTCACTTTTCCACGTACAATAATATTTCAAAACCTTATATAGCCAGACTTAATACCGATCTAACATTAGACCCAGGCTTTAGTTATACAGGTAACCAGGGAGGAAATGGATTAGCAATACAATCGGATAATAAAATCATTGTAGTGTCGACTAATTCAGTATTTAGCAGCACGACTTCATGTGTTACCAGATTATTGCCGGATGGAGGTGTCGATCCAGGTTTTAATGTGGGTGGTGTAGGTACTGCGGGAATGTCTGGTCGTACAAACCATAATGGTTATGCCTGTGCAATACAATCGGATGGTAAAATATTAGTGGGAGGGGATTTCTATTCATATAATGGAGTACAAAAAGAAGGTATAGTAAGGCTTAAGACGGACGGGACTTTAGACCCTACTTTTAACCCTACAGAATTAAATACATATTATTGGGCTATTGTTCAGTCCATATTGATACAACCGGATGGTAAAATTCTCTTATTGGGTAGTTTTTCATCACCAGTTGCAGGTACTACAGTAAAAAATATCATTCGATTGAATGCCAACGGTACACTTGATAGTAGTTTTTTTGCTGGAGATACCATAGGCTCAATAAGTTATAATGATCTGAATGTCTCTATTTTTGGTCCTTTAACTAAAATGGTGTTACAGGCAGATGGTAAGATCATAGTTGTGGGAGGTTTTACAAAATATAATGGTACTAATGTAAAATGTATCGTAAGGTTATTAAATAACGGGCAAATTGACCCTAATTTTAATATTACTATGGGTGTAGAAAGAGGTATAAATGACATACTCTTGGAACCGGGTACTAACAAAATAATCATTGCAGGAGAGTTTACTACTTTTAATGGAAATCCGGTGAAAAAGATGATACGCCTTAATCCAAACGGAGCATTAGACTCTACGTTTTCTATTGGTGAAGGAACTACAGATTTGCCAGGTATAACCAATAATTATATTAAAGCGTTAAAATTACAGAGTGATGGTAAAATAATAGTGGGAGGGAAATTCCTGACTTTTAATGGACTACCGGCTGGAAATATTACCAGAATATCTGGTACGGCAGGCTTCCAGGCTAAAGTTGGTGAACCTGAGATTGAAATGAATCAAAGCTATAGCAATATTAAAGTTTATCCAAACCCAAGCAAGGAGTTGTTTAATATTGATTTAAGCCAGGAAAAAGAAGCCTATTATTTGGTTTCTATTTATAATATTTTAGGCGAAAAAATATATTCTACGAGTTTAACTCCAAAAGAGAATAATATAATAAATCTGCAACATTTGGCAACGGGTTATTATTTGGCAAAACTGGAAAATGGTATACAGACAGTAACTCTTAAACTAATTAAAAACTAA